Genomic window (Culex pipiens pallens isolate TS chromosome 3, TS_CPP_V2, whole genome shotgun sequence):
gtcttggggcaatatgcgtatcaaaattcatggtttttgatactggtgatgaaaatggccattttggcagaattggccacacacggagtggccattgccctgagggaaggttctaccgggaaaacatttacggaaccatacaaatttgggcaatatgggtatcaaaattcatggtttttgatactggtaatgaaaatgatcattttggcaggattggccacacccggtgtggccattgccctgagggaaggttcaaccaggaggacatttacggaaccatacgacttggggcaatatgcgtatcaaaattcatggtttttgatactggtgatgaaaatggccattttgggcggattggccacacccggagtggccagtgccctcgggaaggttctaccgggggacattaatcgaaccatacgacatgggccaatatgggtatcaaaattcatggttattgatactggtaatgaaaatgacaattttgataggattggccacacccgtagtggccaaaccatgaattttgatacccatattgccctaagtcgtatggttcgattaatgtccccccggtagaaccttcccgagggcactggccactccgggtgtggccaatccggtcaaaatggccattttcattaccagtttaaaaaaccatgaattttgatacccatattgccccaagtcgtatggttcgattaatgtccccccggtagaaccttcccgagggcactggccactccgggtgttaccaattcggtcaaaatggccattttcattaccggtttcaaaaaccatgaatttcgatacgggaccatccataaaccacgtggacacttttttgggaatcatttaaatccccccccccccccctcccctcgtggacaattgtccatacaaaaaaagaaagctgtatggatcgtggactatcgccataaccccccccccccccacctaaagtgtccacgtggtttatggatggtccctacccatattgccccaagtcgtatggttcgattaatgtccccccggtagaaccttcccgagggcactggccactccgggtgtggccaatccggccaaaatggccattttcattaccagtttcaaaaaccatgaattttgatacccatattgccctaagtcgtatggttcgattaatgtcccccgccaaaatggccattttcatcaccagtatcaaaaaccatgaattttgatacgcatattgccccaagtcgtatggttccgtaaatgtcctcccggtagaaccttccctcagggcaatggccactccgggtgtggccaatcctgccaaaatggccattttcattaccagtatcaaaaaccatgaattttgatacccatattgcccaaatttgtatggttccgtaaatgtcctcccggtagaaccttccctcagggcaatggccacaccgggtgtggccaatcctgccaaaatgatcattttcattaccagtatcaaaaaccatgaattttgatacccatattgcccaaatttgtatggttccgtaaatgttttcccggtagaaccttccctcagggcaatggccactccgggtgtggccaatcctgccaaaatggccatctgtatcaccagtatcaaaaaccatgaattttgatacgcatattgccccaagtcgtatggttccataaaattcctcccggtagaaccttccctcagggcaatggccactccgggtgtggccaatcctgccaaaatggccattttcattaccagtatcaaaaaccatgaattttgatacccatattgcccaaatttgtatggttccgtaaatgtcctcccggtagaaccttccctcagggcaatggccactccgtgtgtggccaattctgccaaaatggccattttcatcaccagtatcaaaaaccatgaattttgatatgcatattgccccaagacgtatggttccgtaaatatcctcccggtagaaccttccctcagggcaatggccactccgggtgtggccaatcctgccaaaatggccatctgtatcaccagtatcaaaaaccatgaattttgatacgcatattgccccaagtcgtatggttccataaaattcctcccggtagaaccttccctcagggcaatggccactccgggtgtggccaatcctgccaaaatggccattttcattaccagtatcaaaaaccatgaattttgatacccatattgcccaaatttgtatggttccgtaaatgtcctcccggtagaaccttccctcagggcaatggccactccgtgtgtggccaattctgccaaaatggccattttcatcaccagtatcaaaaaccatgaattttgatacgcatattgccccaagacgtatggttccgtaaatatcctcccggtagaaccttccctcagggcaatggccactccgggtgtggccaatcctgccaaaatggccattttcattaccagtatcaaaaaccatgaattttgatacccatattgcccaaatttgtatggttccgtaaatgtcctcccggtagaaccttccctcagggcaatggccactccgggtgtggccaatcctgccaaaatggccattttcatcaccagtatcaaaaaccatgaattttgatacgcatattgccccaagacgtatgtTTCCGTAAATgttctcccggtagaaccttccctcagggctatggccgctccgggtgtggccaattctgccaaaatggccattttcattaccagtatcaaaaaccatgaattttgatacccatattgcccaaatttgtatggttccgtaaatgtcctcccggtagaaccttccctcagggcaatggccactccgggtgtggccaatcctgccaaaatggtcattttcattaccagtatcaaaaaccatgaattttgatacccatattgcccaaatttgtatggttccgtaaatgtcctcccggtagaagcttccctcagggcaatggccactccgggtgtggccaatcctgccaaaatggtcattttcattaccagtatcaaaaaccatgaattttgatacccatattgcccaaatttgtatggttccgtaaatgtcctcccggtagaaccttccctcagggcaatggccactccgggtgtggccaatcctgccaaaatggccattttcattaccagtatcaaaaaccatgaattttgatacccatattgcccaaatttgtatggttccgtaaatgtcctcccggtagaaccttccctcagcgcaatggccactccgggtgtggccaatcctgccaaaatggtcattttcattaccagtatcaaaaaccatgaattttgatacccatattgcccaaatttgtatggttccgtaaatttcctcccggtagaaccttccctcagggcaatggccactccgggtgtggccaatcttgccaaaatggccattttcattaccagtatcaaaaaccatgaattttgatacccatattgcccaaatttgtatggttccgtaaatgtcctcccggtagaaccttccctcagggcaatggccactccgggtgtggccaatcctgccaaaatggccattttcattaccagtatcaaaaaccatgaattttgatacccatattgcccaaatttgtatggttccgtaaatttcctcccggtagaaccttccctcagggcaatggccactccgggagtggccaatcctgccaaaatggtcattttcattaccagtatcaaaaaccatgaattttgatacccatattgcccaaatttgtatggttccgtaaatgtcctcccggtagaaccttccctcagggcaatggccactccgggtgtggccaatcctgccaaaatggtcattttcattaccagtatcaaaaaccatgaattttgatacccattttgcccaaatttgtatggttccgtaaatgtcctcccggtagaaccttcccacagggcactggccactccgggtgtggccgatatcctaccaatTTGTTCCCGATCATTTCAGTATTCCGGGGACCGTTCTGgctaccgtcaataacttcttggacctcctctcaagttcgtgcaccacatgcgtgtgtgtgtgtgagcaataaaattcccaacgtaaggtccgtctttgatgaaagtctgatggacactaaatcctccagaggctaacttttagcttaaatagttttcacggcatctacgcaacagaaacagaatgtcacgccgagggcttgcgacggtaacgctacattttcgaaaaattttgcattgacaccgcagatagagctttaagacaaagtcctttgtcaaaaaaaaaaaattgtttttcctatgttttgaataaaaaaatgtggcgAACGCTATATGAAATGACAAATTCCCCTATAAATTGCTatcaataattgaataatggacTATTGTTATGTTATCACAACTGCTTATAAAAACGAACCGCATAATATGAAAAACGGTACACTCTCCCCCTATGCATTAATTATCAACTTTCTCCACATGTTTCATTGATAAAATGTGCAACATTTGCCTACATAATTTTCACAGCTAAAACTGTCTTTTCAGTATCGTTCAGTGCCTCAACCTGAAAAGTTCAACCATGGCCCGTTTGTACCTATCATCAGTTTTACTCATCGCCGTAATTGTGCAAGTCCATACCTTTCCCGCCGATCTGACCCCGACCCCAAGCCAATCACAGGAAACCCTCCCAGTGCCAGACGATTCCTCGCAGGACCTTCGGGCGGGGCCACCCAGCGTCAGACCCCCGTCCTTGACCACGGAAAAGACACCGACCAGCACGGAACCGGCTGCCGAAGCGAGTGGTCCGTTGGGAGGGAAACTTCCCGAATTTCCTGGATTTGGTGGAGGTTCCGGATCCGGTGGAGGAGCTCAGCAGGCTGTGCGTCCAATGCTGGTGCTGGGATCGTTTCAGGCCATCATCACGCCGTTTGATCCCAGCATGCTTGGATCGCTGGTGGGCGGACTGGGAGGTGGAGGTGGAGCGGGACTGCCGACGTTTCCACCCGGACAGGGAAGTGGCTGATGAATAGTTGATAGGAATGTTTTGTAAagttgtttgatttttattttttgaatattacagAACAAATAAAGAATGGAGTGtaacagttattcatttttgattcaACATAAATAGTTTTGGTTGATCTCTAATTGCTGTTAATATTGGTCCGAATCCAGTCATGATAGTACGAAACGCGAGCATACGCATCCGGATATCCCTTGGCACATGGGATCCCAAAATTGACCACACCAACAAGCGTTCCGTTGTAGGCCAAAGGACCACCAGAATCACCCTATAAAAGTTAGCTGTAATAAATTTGtaataattcaacaaaaaacaacTTACATTGCAAGCTCCCTCGCCGGCCTTCGTAAAGGTGCACACATGTCCGATGTCCACTTCCGGTGCGTTATTGTGCAGCCGTTTGCACTCTTCGTACCCGACGTAACGCAGATCGATGGTTTGCAGCTTCGTCGGAATAGCTCCACTGGTTGAGGTCCGACCCCATCCGGTCAGCGTGAGGGTGGCCTCCTCGGGCAGCTGTTTCTCTGAGTAAGCGATTGGTTTCACATTCTCTCCGTACTGAAGCTTCGAGTCCAGCTTGATCAGCGCGATGTCGTTGTGGAAGTCCGGCTTGTTGTACCGACTGTGGACGATGAACTTGGTCGGTTTGTACTTTTGGCCACCCTCCTTGAGACTGTTGGTCCCGACCAGCACCCGCAACGTGCCCAGACTGGCCCCGACGACACAGTGCGCCGCCGTCAGGATCCACTGCTCACCGACGATGGCTCCACCGCAGGAATGTCCGAAGAATCCCTGCAGAGACACCTGGTACGGGGCAGATCCGGGAGCTGCTTCGTGACCACCAACGACCCGACTGGTGTAATGGTCATCCAGAGGTAGCAGAGAAGCTATGCTGCCGTAACCGAAGAGAGCACAGAACACCACAAAGCTCTTCATTTTTACTCGCTGTTCCTCAATTGTAACTGATGGAGATCTTCACCGAGTTTTCCCTTTTATACAGGAAACATTATCGAGATCTAATCAACTTCATTGATAACTTTTGCAAACATGTCACAGTGGAATCTCAACAGGTGAAGGGTTTAAGTGTCTGGAAGCTAAAGCCATAATCGCTACAAAAGGGTGTTTAGCCACTCGGAAGTGGCTCGTGCGCAGTTCGTACAAGTAGCGCCGAGAAATTCTTGTACCGAACTTGAAGTACTTATTATGACGGCGTTTGGATTTGTTAGGGTGAAGCATTTATCTTTAATACGCCGTTGACCTGCATTTGAAAGTATTGATGGGAAAACCGTGATTGATCATTGTTTCTTGCTTTTTAGTGAGCAAGTTCAATGTAAAGTTCAACAACTTGTTGATTGTAGATTTGAAATCGACatgtaattttcattatttatttatttatatttataaaatttttattaaacatgCAATACATCAGCAATGAGGTAAACGACCTGTAATAGTAATTTATATTAATAttcatttattgaatttttcaaaagtttttggtTCATTATTTAGTGAGTaagcaattcaaaaaaatgttgaaaaatatgtattttttttgttaatttgttggAGTATGGTCTAAGAAAAGTGCTATGTTTTGATTCAGTCTAAAAGCAAATAGCCTTCTCGAACCCAAGATCCCAGTTCCATCTTAGAGTTCATCTCACGTGAAGTCATGTTCCATCACACGTGTCATATCGAAACGTTCACCACAGCAAATGGCTCTAAgaagatgaaaaaaaactttgtcacAGCAGCGTCGTGACGATATGGTTCGGATGGTGTCAAACGAACGAAGTCATTCCGCACTTTATGCTCTCGATAATCGCCTTTGACGGATTTTCACCCGGGAGCGATAAAAGAGCTCCTCTGCGGACTATGTGGCGAAAGTGGCCCTTTTTTCGTTGCTGCTCGTACGAAGGAATCGAACTGACTCAAGACTTCAAGTTCTCCGGTATTTATGAGTTTGCCATAAATAATAGTGACTTTCGCAGCAGCAGGAGGGAGTAGGATCAGGCAAGGATTTCATCGCTGCCCGACGACGGGCGCACCATTTCACAGGATCAAACTGAGCTTCGGTGGCGAAATGGTTGGCAGttacttttgttttttcttcttcaatttGGTTCGATCTGTGGTCCTGGTAAGTTTAAATTGACATCGCTTATGTCTGTCCGCTCGATGTCTAAGCCAGCGCCACAACTCAATAAGGACAAATGTGCGACTCGTTGGTCTCCGATGGAATGATGATGCTCCCAGGGTTATTATCGATGATTCCCTGAACGCAAAGCCCGTGTATAGAATGTTCGTGAGAGTAATGTCCCGAACGTGAGGTCGAGGATAATACTTGACACCAACTACTTGGAGAAAAATGTTTGCTGATTAGAAAATTGTATTGCTTCTAATCGAACAAGAATGACAGAAGAATCTCTCAAGAATTCAACAATAATTCCTCAAGTCATGTTAGAAATATCACAAAAGAAGTTTACTAGAATCTTCCGAATAATAAAAAAGAATCGAAAGAAATACTAATGGGAATCATTCAAGAATAACAAAGAAAGACACATGGAATCATACAAACTACCCAAAATTTCCATTTCTCAAGAATTACACAAATCCCACaagaaacacacaaaaaaataactggAATCTCACTAGAATCATACGAATATCACACaagaatttctaaaaattacaaataacaaaaaatcacataagAATCTCACATAAATACACGATATAACACGGAGAATCGTAAAGTACAAAAATCTCATTAGAATCATTCACCAAATCATACAAAATCttacaaaaattcagaaaattcaacaAGAAACTTAAATGAATTACTCAAACATTCAAAAAGATTCCCTCAAGAGTCACACAACATTGCACAGGAAATTCACCAGAATTTCTTTAGAATCATACAGAAATCACACATAAGCcttcaaaaaattaatcaattatcCGTCAAATATCTCAAGAATCTCACATCAATCCCACAAGAATGTAAAAATTATCATGAAAGAAAACTATGGGAAACTTCTGAGAATCATAAAAGTAACACATACGAATCCCAAAATCTCACAAGAATAATATAAATATTACTTATTAAATTATCCGACAAAGGCCATTCAAAATACAACAAGAATGCTGCAAAGTTCTTCAAAGAATCCCACACGAATAACACAAGAATCTAACAATAATCACACGAAATCCCACAGAAATTACACAAGAATAacacaaaaatcattcaaacatACAATAAGaaccagacatgcatcggcactctgagctctttttaacggcactcagcttgttctaGATGGCATTTTCGTTTAAAGCAATGTTATGCTTGTTGTCAGGTAAAATTCTCTTGTTTTTGGcttgaataatgtgtagaaaacattggttctttggaaaacccgattttagctatattttcatgtaaatgttctcttaagctctcaagaagaacttcttaaagctctttgagtgcaattaagagttcttaacctatatctcagttgggtttcaaaataatctctcagggtcttcgggagccttaaagacaagcgtaattagcgtattctaatcactggcacaacatgctggATATCATCTACgtgaaatgccaaacaagttcttgtaaaagaggagttagagcggatgcatgtctgATAAGAACCACATAAAATCCCACAGGAATTGCACGTTACCCATCGAACAAGAAACTATTCCATTTCATTTTCTCAAGAATAAACAAGTAATCACAAAACTATATCTCAAGAATCTAACTAGAACCATTCTAACCACTCATGATCCACTaaataattgaagaaaatgCACCAGGAATCTCACAAAATTCttcataaatcaaataaattctcacTATAACTTCAAATCAGAAAAGAACTTCTGAAGATCTATTTATAGTTCAAATCACTCAGGAATCACACTAGATCCccagggtttgttcaaatattacgtaacATATTTAGGGGAGGGAGTGGGCTGACATGTTTGTTACGCTACATGTATATATTAACATTTTAATATATACAGAAATTTGGTTACGTGGGGGAATGATGctgaaaatgccaaattttgtgatacgtaatatgagcatgagcattagagaacacccatggttgcccctccgttgctgaacagaaccgtaatattcgacgatctagtggtgtttcccttatcaacagcatgtatgaatgcgccgaaaagataaaacaccatgattgctaaaactagatcagttgcgaataggtagcagtcattggccaccaacggcgcccgccatgtcagtttgtagatctcgattttaagggacgggaatgttagttagcgcaggttgctactagggcagctggtttgccctgtgcttacaccccacgagcgccaggaacctgaaaatgtgttagtaggatagggtgtttggtcaggattcatcatagatgatgatgatgcgacccaaaatcataggtattttgtattattctcaaggcaagcaatcggatgctgcggatgagacatttcccgtttatcggttgttaaattttaaaagaaatggcTTAATCtgagacagccggctgtggaaagattgaaccaaaatcatttgtaattaaatggTGAAGGATTTAACAGTTTAACTTATAAAAtgagatgtttttacgagttttacatgattgacgtttagtggggtactgattaacgaagcgaacgacgagtcacgatgtttatcgagccgaaatggtatgataaggttttgttgttgttgcacaccgacgacgaacgcgcaAAAACCCTGCGACCCGTTACGTAATATTTGACCAAACCCCGAATTTTATCCAAAATCATACAACATCTTACTAAAATCCTGCAAGAATTGCTGTGAAACCTTTAGATTCAATCAAAATTCATACACAGTTTATTAATCTCTCATGAAACAACAATTATTATAAATAACACTCAAATCTCTTAAGAATCACCCAAAAAAATCACGTGTATCTTTTTTgtttaagtgcaccgttttcaaaaaaatagccatttgatgttaatttttttccGATAAATTAcggtttttttactttttaaaattgtgttcatgattgtccattcctgaaatcatttttttataagttcagAATTTCCTAAACtttcgtctaagaaacattgaagattggacctctagttgctgagatacagcggcttgaagaaaaagaaacaggaaaatttaagttttttaagtctcccccaaacaaccctccaatttctaatgtcgatatctcagcaactaatggtccaattttcaatacaaccttcatgaaattttccgaactcttcgaaaacaatattttcaaaaaaaaatcaagactaatatttcaaaagggagtaatattgaatgtttagcccttttgaaatgttagtcttgattcaaagcacattttttggaaaagatcgaatgtatcattttttaacattgaaaatcggaccattagttgctgagatatcgacatcagAAATTGGAGGGTTATTTGGGGgagatttaaaaaacttcaattatcctgtttctttttctttaagccactGTATATCaggaggtccaatcttcagagtctctaagacaattttattgcaaattttctgaaccataAAAAATCAGGAATGGGAAATCAtgaacactatttaaaaaaataaccggAATTGtttggacaaaatttaactttgaatggctGTTTTTTAAAACCGGTGCacttgatcaaaaaaatgtgaagtacttttcgattgcaaattcgattttatataaaaattaaggtaaacaattttaagtacgagattttgtttttttttacataaatcacattttttttttaaattacaactcGTCCGCATAATTTTGGTCCATAGTTCcgaatggcttaaaagatggGTGGTCcgttaaaacatataaaaaaatacggattttgggaaattaattttttgtgaaaaataaattaatcaaaaaaacacatttttccgtATCCGTATATTtgtttctgaatagtccttatcaattacctacaactatgccgaagactccaaatcaatcaaaaaaattcttgaataaTTACTGATAttctaatatttacgtaccatttttgtatgaagatttgtatgagtgaaccaactacacaaaatggcttctttggtgatagggtttgagccaaataaaaaagtaaaatgaataaaaatggccgaaatcggtcgatttcgtagagaattgctcacatcaGGAATCAAGAATCACACAATCATTTGAAATTGCACAGGCATCCTACAAAAAATCTCTCAACAATTACACAATAATCTCACAGGAATCTGTTAAGAATCACACATAAGTGTTCCATTAAAATGTCTCACTATCTGCATTCTTTAATGAATGTATCTATTCACGCGCGACATTCACGAAAATCGATGAAGCGCTCCGTTTGCGCAGACAAATCCTTCAATATCTCATTAAAAGTCCTGTCGCATTCAATCGCCGAGACGGACCCGAAAATTTACATAAGAGCAAACAAACTGCTTGAGTGCTTTCGCCAGCGGCCACCCTCTCCCCCAATTTTTTGGCGGGAGGAGCACTCAGAGTGGGTGATGACCG
Coding sequences:
- the LOC120422276 gene encoding chymotrypsin-2-like, with amino-acid sequence MKSFVVFCALFGYGSIASLLPLDDHYTSRVVGGHEAAPGSAPYQVSLQGFFGHSCGGAIVGEQWILTAAHCVVGASLGTLRVLVGTNSLKEGGQKYKPTKFIVHSRYNKPDFHNDIALIKLDSKLQYGENVKPIAYSEKQLPEEATLTLTGWGRTSTSGAIPTKLQTIDLRYVGYEECKRLHNNAPEVDIGHVCTFTKAGEGACNGDSGGPLAYNGTLVGVVNFGIPCAKGYPDAYARVSYYHDWIRTNINSN